A stretch of the Aegilops tauschii subsp. strangulata cultivar AL8/78 chromosome 4, Aet v6.0, whole genome shotgun sequence genome encodes the following:
- the LOC109767248 gene encoding uncharacterized protein, giving the protein MVAEAVGFMMSRAADGGTMAPELVTRDFLGGCQAPAPGDDPRHDAAARHDSVMPGKPPLQKHRSPPPSARGDLNLFPASGAAMAPLPTMAPAADCAATTTYHSVCTIEKVKTALERFERGKQGQGQHHHQQQHSGAGATAGASPSSSSVTTSSVKRRGDAGAVEQGDGCDSPSAGGGMVAAACPRCFLYVLIARSDPRCPRCESHVPPPPAPAPKKKPRIDLNVGFLGT; this is encoded by the exons ATGGTCGCTGAGGCGGTCGGGTTCATGATGTCCCGCGCGGCGGACGGCGGCACCATGGCGCCGGAGCTCGTCACCCGGGACTTCCTCGGCGGCTGCCAGGCGCCCGCCCCCGGCGATGACCCCAGGCACGACGCGGCCGCCCGGCACGACTCCGTCATG CCCGGCAAGCCACCGCTGCAGAAgcaccggagcccgccgccgtCGGCCAGGGGGGACCTCAACCTCTTCCCCGCCTCCGGCGCCGCCATGGCGCCACTGCCGACGATGGCGCCGGCGGCGGACTGCGCCGCCACCACCACGTACCACAGCGTGtgcacgatcgagaaggtcaagACCGCGCTGGAGCGGTTCGAGCGCGGGaagcaggggcaggggcagcaccaccaccagcagcagCACAGCGGCGCGGGCGCGACCGCGGGCgcctccccgtcctcctcctcggtcacCACGTCCTCCGTCAAGCGCCGCGGGGACGCCGGCGCCGTGGAGCAGGGCGACGGCTGCGACTCCCCGTCCGCGGGCGGGGGCATGGTGGCCGCCGCATGCCCGCGCTGCTTCCTCTACGTGCTCATCGCCCGGAGCGACCCCCGCTGCCCGCGCTGCGAGTCGCACGTGCCGCCACCCCCGGCCCcggcgcccaagaagaagccgCGGATCGACCTCAACGTCGGCTTCCTCGGAACCTAG